The Euphorbia lathyris chromosome 2, ddEupLath1.1, whole genome shotgun sequence genome includes a window with the following:
- the LOC136218607 gene encoding uncharacterized protein — protein MWMQVQNFYNGVTNTYKIQIGSIANGNPEDLEPQALYDLIEKVVSTSYNWHSARSEGKITADSDVVFKLTTQVEQLVRQLSKINVSSIHNEPPFNDVCDFCGGPHFNINCPGVKQGKGEQEQCDYAGYNQRNPPNPYSNTYNPATRNHPNFGWTGQRNQQEQPRYQQQQGGHYQRQPQQHYKQPVHPIKDVEQDMKTMMMQFMKQTQASIKNLETQVHHLADSSSKGKGVMPSNTEPNPKGDVMAITLRSGKETNPPLMTNKSAECVGRSRLAEKEKEQTVLDQEKPTETDLTSDNNQEEPGKKYYPPPPYVPPVPYPARLVNKKLEEQNSKCWTP, from the coding sequence atgtggatgcaagtaCAGAATTTTTACAATGGAGTCACCAACACGTACAAAATCCAGATTGGATCCATTGCGAATGGTAACCCCGAGGATCTTGAACCACAAGCCTTGTACGACCTCATTGAGAAAGTTGTAAGCACAAGTTATAATTGGCACTCAGCTAGGAGTGAAGGGAAAATAACGGCAGATAGTGACGTGGTTTTCAAGCTGACCACTCAGGTGGAACAGCTTGTCAGGCAGCTCAGCAAGATTAATGTCTCATCCATTCATAATGAACCACCATTTAATGATGTctgtgatttttgtggagggcCTCACTTCAACATCAACTGCCCTGGAGTTAAGCAAGGCAAAGGTGAGCAGGAACAGTGTGATTATGCTGGATACAATCAAAGGAACCCACCAAATCCTTATTCAAATACATACAATCCAGCCACAAGAAATCATCCGAATTTCGGATGGACTGGACAGCGAAACCAGCAGGAGCAACCCAGATACCAGCAGCAACAAGGAGGACACTATCAGAGGCAGCCTCAACAGCACTACAAACAACCTGTTCACCCGATAAAGGACGTAGAACAGGACATGAAGACCATGATGATGCAATTTATGAAGCAGACACAGGCTTCCATCAAAAATTTGGAGACACAAGTTCATCACCTGGCTGATTCCTCATCAAAAGGAAAAGGGGTGATGCCAAGTAATACCGAACCAAACCCTAAGGGAGATGTCATGGCTATCACTCTACGATCTGGTAAGGAAACTAATCCTCCTTTGATGACTAATAAAAGTGCTGAGTGTGTAGGTAGGTCCAGACTTGCTGAGAAGGAAAAGGAACAGACTGTTCTTGACCAGGAGAAGCCAACCGAGACAGATCTCACATCTGACAATAATCAGGAGGAACCAGGAAAGAAGTACTATCCACCCCCTCCCTATGTACCACCTGTACCATATCCGGCGAGGCTCGTAAACAAAAAGCTTGAAGAGCAAAATTCAAAGTGTTGGACACCTTGA